Proteins from a single region of Sporosarcina sp. P33:
- a CDS encoding methionine ABC transporter ATP-binding protein, with the protein MIQLTNVHKKFHLNRSEIIAVDDVSLTIKEGEIFGVIGYSGAGKSTLIRLLNGLETPTSGSIMIHGQEMTTLKGAGLRNARQKISMIFQHFNLLWSRTVEENIMFPLEIAGVKKSVRKQKVKELIDLVGLTGREKAYPAQLSGGQKQRVGIARALANDPEVLLCDEATSALDPETTNAILDLLTDINERLGLTIVLITHEMHVIRKICHRVAVMEAGKVVEIGNVLDVFQSPQADITKRFISQVTDTGDTDAAIAHLQEETPHGKLIKLAFIGERTEQPVLAELIRKYPIEVNIVQGNISTTRDGAYGTLVLQLAGDAAVVDEAIAFLDANEVKTEVLKND; encoded by the coding sequence ATGATTCAACTAACAAACGTTCATAAAAAATTCCATTTGAACCGTTCAGAAATAATCGCGGTAGATGATGTATCGCTAACCATCAAAGAAGGAGAAATTTTCGGCGTCATCGGTTACAGTGGTGCAGGAAAAAGTACTTTGATTCGGCTGCTGAATGGTCTTGAAACACCCACGTCCGGCAGCATTATGATTCACGGACAGGAAATGACGACATTAAAAGGAGCCGGTCTTCGCAATGCCCGTCAGAAAATCAGTATGATCTTCCAGCACTTTAACTTGCTGTGGTCAAGAACCGTGGAAGAGAATATTATGTTCCCGCTCGAAATTGCGGGTGTGAAAAAATCGGTTCGCAAGCAAAAAGTAAAAGAACTGATAGATCTGGTCGGGTTGACTGGCCGTGAAAAAGCTTATCCCGCACAGTTATCAGGCGGTCAAAAACAACGTGTCGGCATCGCGCGCGCACTTGCGAATGACCCGGAAGTACTGCTTTGTGATGAAGCGACATCCGCGCTTGATCCTGAAACGACAAATGCAATCCTCGATTTATTGACAGACATCAATGAACGTCTTGGACTGACTATTGTCCTTATCACGCATGAAATGCATGTTATCCGTAAGATTTGCCATCGTGTAGCAGTCATGGAAGCAGGGAAGGTCGTGGAGATCGGCAACGTGCTCGACGTCTTTCAATCTCCGCAGGCTGACATTACAAAGCGTTTTATTTCACAGGTGACCGACACTGGCGATACAGACGCAGCGATCGCACACCTGCAGGAGGAAACTCCACACGGAAAGCTGATTAAGCTAGCCTTCATCGGGGAGCGTACAGAGCAGCCTGTCCTTGCTGAGCTGATCCGGAAATACCCGATTGAGGTCAATATCGTCCAGGGAAATATCTCGACTACACGGGACGGCGCGTACGGCACACTGGTCTTGCAGCTGGCAGGGGACGCGGCGGTTGTTGATGAAGCGATCGCTTTCTTAGATGCCAATGAAGTGAAGACGGAGGTGCTGAAGAATGATTGA
- a CDS encoding thioredoxin family protein, producing MNNWTIEDWQRAQAAEQVAAFYLFTPMCGTCAVASKMLNVIETMRPKLPIGKADLNYVQEIAIEYEIESVPCLLIHRKGQPIEKIYAFQSVPFLLGKLS from the coding sequence ATGAATAACTGGACAATAGAAGACTGGCAGCGTGCACAGGCGGCAGAGCAAGTGGCCGCTTTCTATTTATTTACCCCGATGTGCGGTACATGTGCAGTTGCTTCCAAAATGCTGAATGTAATTGAAACGATGCGTCCGAAGTTACCTATCGGAAAAGCAGATTTAAACTATGTTCAGGAAATTGCAATTGAATATGAAATCGAAAGTGTGCCGTGCCTGCTCATTCATCGTAAAGGGCAGCCAATTGAAAAGATTTATGCCTTTCAATCCGTGCCGTTTCTACTCGGGAAACTCAGTTGA
- the gcvH gene encoding glycine cleavage system protein GcvH codes for MSTPKELRYSEEHEWVKEEDGKYRIGITHFAQSELGDIVFVELPQVGDQLKSDEPFGSVESVKTVSELYAPLTGKVVEVNENLEDSPELVNESPYEDAWMVVVEIEDKAELDALMTAEQYEEMTAE; via the coding sequence ATGAGCACACCAAAAGAATTGCGTTATTCAGAAGAGCATGAATGGGTAAAAGAAGAAGACGGTAAATACCGAATTGGAATCACACATTTCGCACAGTCTGAACTGGGGGACATCGTGTTCGTTGAATTGCCGCAAGTAGGCGATCAATTGAAATCAGACGAGCCTTTCGGAAGCGTTGAATCAGTGAAAACTGTTTCAGAATTATACGCTCCACTGACTGGTAAAGTTGTGGAAGTAAACGAAAATCTGGAAGACAGCCCGGAATTAGTTAACGAATCTCCATATGAAGATGCGTGGATGGTTGTTGTCGAAATCGAAGATAAAGCTGAACTTGATGCGTTAATGACAGCTGAGCAGTACGAGGAAATGACAGCTGAATAA
- a CDS encoding arsenate reductase family protein — MTMTYYGYPKCTTCRKAKKWLENEGISFEEKNIAEQPPGEDELRTMIKNSGLEMKKLFNTSGKKYRELNLKDKLPTMTDDEKITLLASDGMLIKRPIVSDGQKVTVGFNETAFSETWKK; from the coding sequence ATGACTATGACATACTACGGCTATCCAAAATGCACCACGTGCCGCAAAGCGAAGAAATGGCTTGAGAATGAAGGGATTTCATTCGAGGAAAAAAACATTGCAGAACAACCTCCAGGCGAAGACGAACTGCGCACGATGATCAAGAACTCCGGCCTTGAAATGAAAAAGTTGTTCAACACAAGCGGCAAGAAATATCGTGAGCTTAACTTAAAAGACAAACTGCCAACTATGACAGACGATGAAAAAATCACATTGCTCGCTTCGGACGGGATGCTCATTAAACGGCCGATCGTCTCTGACGGCCAAAAAGTTACCGTCGGATTTAATGAAACCGCGTTTTCAGAAACGTGGAAGAAATGA
- a CDS encoding acyl-CoA dehydrogenase family protein translates to MTKAMEGNTMTEFVKGGAFLTEDMDASRVFTPEDFTEEQKMIAKTTEEYVKNDVAPLIEKLENHEFENSVTLLKKAGDLGLLAADIPEEYEGLGLDKISSALIAEKLSVAGGFSITHGAHVGIGTLPIVLFGNHEQKMKYLPNSASGTKISAYALTEPSSGSDALGAKTTATLNAAGTHYVLNGEKQWITNSAFADVFVVYAKVDGEKFTAFIVERDYPGVSVGPEEKKMGIKSSSTRTLILEDAEVPVENLLGEIGRGHIIAFNILNIGRYKLGVGTIGGSKRALELAIKYANQRKQFDTPISSFNLTKEKFGTMASMLYATESLIYRTVGYFEERNAAMSPDEQKDGAKVAASIAEYAIECSINKVVGSEVLDYISDEAVQIHGGYGFMAEYEVERIYRDSRINRIFEGTNEINRMIVPGTFLKKAMKGELPLLQQAQALQEELLMMMPEEVGDEALAQERVLVKNAKKVGILAAGLAAQRYGTKLDQEQEILVNIADIANDIFGMESALLRTEKAISKNGEEKENQKLLYTQIFCQEAFGRIEAAAKEILLAAVDGDNQRMMLSALRKLTRNNPYNLIAKKREAAEKLIEAEKYIV, encoded by the coding sequence ATGACTAAAGCTATGGAGGGAAACACTATGACAGAATTCGTAAAGGGCGGAGCATTTTTAACGGAGGATATGGACGCATCACGCGTATTCACACCGGAAGATTTCACAGAAGAGCAAAAAATGATTGCCAAAACAACGGAAGAGTACGTTAAAAATGACGTGGCGCCGCTGATTGAAAAGCTCGAAAATCACGAGTTTGAAAACTCCGTGACATTGCTGAAGAAAGCGGGCGATCTGGGACTTCTTGCGGCAGATATTCCGGAAGAGTATGAAGGTCTTGGACTGGATAAAATTTCGTCTGCATTGATTGCGGAAAAATTGTCCGTAGCTGGCGGCTTCTCGATTACTCACGGCGCACACGTGGGAATCGGTACGTTGCCAATCGTACTGTTCGGTAATCATGAGCAAAAGATGAAGTACTTGCCGAACTCTGCAAGCGGCACGAAAATCTCCGCTTACGCATTGACGGAGCCAAGCTCGGGTTCTGACGCACTGGGTGCCAAGACAACTGCTACATTAAATGCTGCGGGCACTCACTACGTATTGAATGGTGAGAAGCAATGGATTACAAACTCTGCATTTGCTGATGTCTTTGTCGTATATGCGAAAGTGGACGGCGAAAAGTTCACGGCATTTATTGTTGAAAGAGACTATCCGGGTGTTTCTGTAGGGCCGGAAGAGAAGAAAATGGGCATCAAATCATCTTCTACACGTACATTAATCCTCGAAGATGCAGAAGTGCCTGTGGAAAACTTATTAGGAGAAATCGGGCGCGGCCACATTATTGCGTTCAATATTTTGAACATCGGACGCTACAAACTCGGAGTAGGTACAATCGGCGGATCGAAGCGTGCACTTGAGCTGGCTATTAAGTACGCGAATCAGCGGAAGCAGTTCGACACACCGATTTCTTCATTCAACTTGACGAAAGAAAAGTTCGGTACGATGGCTTCTATGCTGTATGCAACAGAGAGCTTGATTTACCGTACGGTCGGATACTTTGAAGAGCGCAATGCGGCGATGAGCCCAGATGAGCAAAAAGATGGCGCTAAAGTGGCGGCTTCCATTGCGGAATATGCTATCGAATGTTCCATTAACAAAGTGGTAGGATCCGAAGTGCTGGATTACATTTCCGATGAAGCAGTTCAAATTCACGGAGGCTACGGCTTCATGGCAGAGTACGAAGTGGAGCGCATCTACCGCGATTCCCGTATTAACCGGATCTTTGAAGGTACGAATGAAATCAACCGAATGATCGTTCCTGGGACATTCCTGAAGAAAGCAATGAAAGGCGAACTGCCATTGCTGCAGCAGGCACAGGCGCTGCAGGAAGAGCTGTTGATGATGATGCCTGAAGAAGTGGGCGACGAAGCATTGGCGCAGGAGAGAGTACTCGTGAAGAATGCGAAGAAGGTCGGTATCCTTGCCGCAGGACTGGCAGCACAGCGCTACGGCACGAAGCTCGATCAGGAACAAGAAATCCTGGTCAACATCGCAGACATCGCCAACGACATTTTCGGAATGGAGTCTGCTTTGCTGCGTACGGAAAAAGCGATCAGCAAAAACGGCGAAGAGAAAGAGAACCAAAAGCTTCTTTATACACAAATCTTCTGTCAGGAAGCGTTTGGACGCATCGAAGCGGCGGCGAAAGAAATACTGCTCGCAGCAGTCGACGGCGACAACCAGCGCATGATGCTCTCTGCATTGCGCAAGCTGACTCGTAACAATCCATACAACCTGATTGCGAAAAAGCGTGAAGCGGCAGAAAAGCTGATCGAAGCAGAAAAATACATCGTGTAA
- a CDS encoding acetyl-CoA C-acetyltransferase — protein MREAVIVAGARTPIGKAGRGSLATVRPDDLGALTIKETLKRAGNYDGPIDDVIIGCAMPEAEQGMNVARNIGALAGLPDTTPAVTINRFCSSGLQSIAYAAERIMLGHSEAILAGGVESMSMVPMMGNTIRPNFKLAEEAPEYYMGMGHTAEQVAQKYGISREDQDAFAVESHKRAEAAIKEGKFVDEIVPVEVTKRFVGDDGKYQEQQMVFEMDEGVRPGTTKEVLGKLRPAFAAKGSVTAGNASQTSDGAGMVLVMDSEVAEQRGLKPLAKFLSFAVGGVPPEIMGIGPIEAVPKALKIAGLSIEDIDLWELNEAFASQSLAVIRELGLDMEKVNVNGGAIATGHPLGATGTVLTLKLINELKRQGKKYGVVTMCIGGGMGAAGVFEVL, from the coding sequence ATGCGTGAAGCAGTAATTGTAGCCGGTGCTCGAACACCGATAGGAAAAGCAGGAAGAGGATCTTTAGCGACTGTCCGTCCTGATGATCTCGGGGCGCTGACGATAAAGGAAACATTGAAGCGTGCAGGAAATTATGACGGGCCGATTGATGATGTAATTATCGGCTGTGCCATGCCTGAAGCAGAACAGGGAATGAACGTAGCGCGAAATATTGGCGCGCTGGCTGGGTTACCGGATACGACACCTGCCGTTACGATCAACCGTTTTTGTTCGTCAGGTTTGCAGTCTATCGCTTATGCGGCAGAGCGTATTATGCTTGGCCACTCAGAAGCAATTTTGGCGGGCGGCGTCGAGTCGATGAGTATGGTGCCGATGATGGGGAATACGATTCGTCCAAACTTTAAATTAGCGGAAGAAGCTCCTGAATACTACATGGGAATGGGACATACAGCGGAGCAAGTGGCGCAAAAGTATGGCATCTCCCGCGAAGATCAGGATGCATTCGCAGTAGAATCACATAAGCGTGCAGAAGCAGCCATTAAAGAAGGAAAATTTGTCGATGAAATCGTTCCGGTTGAAGTTACGAAGCGTTTTGTCGGTGACGACGGCAAGTATCAGGAGCAGCAAATGGTCTTCGAGATGGATGAAGGCGTGCGCCCGGGAACAACCAAAGAGGTGCTAGGTAAATTGCGCCCCGCGTTCGCAGCCAAAGGTTCTGTTACGGCAGGAAACGCATCACAGACGTCTGACGGTGCTGGAATGGTTTTGGTCATGGATTCAGAAGTTGCAGAGCAGCGCGGATTGAAGCCATTGGCGAAATTCCTTTCATTCGCAGTAGGCGGCGTACCACCCGAAATCATGGGGATCGGGCCGATTGAAGCAGTGCCAAAAGCATTGAAAATTGCAGGGCTTTCTATTGAAGATATCGATCTGTGGGAGCTGAATGAAGCATTTGCTTCCCAGTCACTTGCTGTCATCCGTGAGCTTGGACTAGATATGGAAAAAGTGAATGTCAACGGCGGTGCGATCGCGACAGGTCATCCGCTGGGGGCCACAGGAACCGTCTTAACATTAAAATTAATTAATGAACTGAAACGTCAAGGGAAAAAATACGGTGTCGTTACGATGTGTATCGGCGGCGGAATGGGTGCAGCGGGAGTATTTGAAGTTCTATAA
- a CDS encoding 3-hydroxyacyl-CoA dehydrogenase/enoyl-CoA hydratase family protein, giving the protein MTYQIRKAAVLGSGVMGSGIAAHLANIGIPVLLLDIVPPKLGADDEAKGLTAENPKFRNKFAAGALEKLLKQKPAPLTTKNNLSLITPGNFEDHLDQLKDVDWIIEVVVENLDIKKSLYEKIETVRKPGTIISSNTSGISIEAMAEGRSEDFQKHFLGTHFFNPPRYLKLLEIIPTQTTSPEVVEFMTVFGEDRLGKGVVIAKDTPNFIANRIGTYGLQVTLHEMLERGYTIGEIDSITGTLIGRPKSATFRTLDVVGLDTYMHVAKNVYDQTAGDEQRTFELPDVVTKMIENGWIGAKAKQGFYVKKDRDILELDMRTLEYIPTQKMKAPSIEMANQQKGLANKIKTLVYAKDRAGEILWNTLTPTMLYAAQLHGEIADDIVAIDNAMKWGFGWSQGPFEIWDAIGVQKSVGLLKEEGKEIPAFVQSLLDKGYETFYKEIDGDLYYFDGSDYQAVQVNEKAINLKQYKKKHGVIKKNSGASLIDLGDGVALLEFHSQSNAIGLDIIQMINFAVDEVEKNFKGLVIGNQGKNFCVGANLGMILMEAQDDNIFELDFVIRSFQNAMMKIKYSSKPVVAAPFQMTLGGGAEVCLPAAHIQASMETYMGLVEAGVGLIPGGGGNVNLYQKHLKGLPNGVPTDYQHIANKVFESIAMAKVSTSADEARENNFLDFADSVSVNPDHQIYDAKQAALSLYEAGYTAPKKEKVPVTGDSGYATLLLAAEGMYGSGFISEHDLKIAKKLAYVLAGGKIPYGTRVDEQYLLDLEREAFLSLVAEPKSQQRMQHMLVKGKPLRN; this is encoded by the coding sequence GTGACTTATCAAATTAGAAAAGCGGCAGTTTTAGGATCTGGAGTTATGGGTTCTGGTATTGCAGCGCATTTGGCCAATATTGGCATTCCTGTTCTTTTGCTGGATATCGTACCGCCGAAATTGGGGGCGGATGATGAAGCAAAAGGATTAACGGCGGAAAATCCGAAATTCCGCAACAAGTTTGCAGCAGGGGCATTGGAGAAATTGCTGAAACAGAAACCGGCACCTTTGACAACGAAGAATAACCTTTCATTAATTACACCGGGAAATTTCGAGGACCATTTAGATCAATTGAAAGATGTGGATTGGATCATTGAGGTCGTCGTTGAAAACTTAGATATTAAAAAGAGTTTGTATGAAAAGATTGAAACCGTACGAAAACCGGGAACAATTATTTCATCTAATACATCAGGCATCAGCATTGAAGCGATGGCAGAAGGACGTTCGGAAGATTTTCAGAAACACTTCCTTGGAACACACTTCTTCAATCCTCCAAGATACTTGAAATTGCTTGAGATTATTCCTACTCAGACGACATCGCCAGAAGTGGTGGAGTTCATGACAGTGTTCGGCGAAGATCGTTTAGGCAAGGGAGTCGTAATTGCGAAAGATACTCCGAACTTTATTGCTAACCGCATTGGCACGTACGGCCTGCAAGTCACATTGCACGAAATGCTTGAACGCGGCTATACAATCGGTGAAATCGATTCTATTACCGGCACATTAATTGGACGTCCGAAATCCGCGACATTCCGTACATTGGATGTAGTGGGGCTTGATACGTATATGCATGTTGCGAAAAACGTCTATGATCAAACGGCCGGCGATGAACAGAGAACGTTTGAATTGCCGGATGTCGTAACAAAAATGATTGAGAATGGCTGGATCGGAGCAAAAGCAAAACAAGGCTTCTATGTTAAGAAAGACCGCGACATTCTAGAACTGGATATGAGAACGCTTGAATATATTCCTACACAGAAAATGAAAGCGCCTTCAATTGAAATGGCGAATCAGCAAAAAGGTTTGGCTAATAAGATAAAGACGCTGGTTTACGCTAAAGATCGTGCAGGAGAGATTTTATGGAATACGTTAACACCGACGATGCTTTACGCCGCACAGCTTCACGGTGAGATTGCCGATGATATCGTCGCGATCGATAACGCGATGAAATGGGGCTTCGGATGGTCACAGGGACCGTTTGAGATATGGGATGCGATCGGCGTGCAAAAGTCTGTCGGTCTGCTGAAAGAAGAGGGCAAAGAAATTCCTGCTTTCGTACAGTCGCTGCTCGATAAGGGCTATGAAACTTTCTATAAAGAAATAGACGGCGATCTGTACTACTTCGACGGTTCAGATTATCAGGCTGTACAAGTGAATGAAAAAGCGATCAACCTTAAGCAATACAAGAAAAAACATGGTGTTATCAAGAAAAACTCGGGTGCAAGCCTGATTGACCTTGGAGACGGCGTAGCATTACTGGAATTCCATTCACAATCTAATGCGATCGGCCTTGATATCATTCAGATGATCAACTTCGCAGTAGATGAAGTGGAGAAGAACTTTAAAGGGCTTGTCATCGGTAATCAGGGGAAAAACTTCTGTGTCGGTGCGAACCTTGGCATGATCTTGATGGAAGCACAGGATGATAATATCTTTGAACTCGATTTTGTAATCCGTTCATTCCAGAATGCGATGATGAAAATTAAATACAGCAGCAAACCGGTCGTTGCAGCACCGTTCCAAATGACGCTTGGCGGCGGGGCGGAAGTTTGTCTGCCGGCAGCGCATATTCAGGCATCTATGGAAACGTATATGGGATTAGTGGAAGCAGGGGTAGGCTTAATACCAGGCGGCGGCGGTAACGTCAACCTGTATCAGAAACATTTAAAAGGTTTGCCGAACGGTGTGCCGACTGATTACCAGCACATTGCCAATAAAGTGTTTGAATCGATTGCGATGGCAAAAGTATCAACTTCTGCCGATGAAGCAAGAGAAAATAACTTCTTAGACTTTGCGGATAGCGTGAGCGTCAATCCCGATCATCAGATCTACGATGCGAAGCAAGCGGCATTGTCTCTATATGAAGCAGGCTATACAGCGCCGAAAAAAGAGAAAGTTCCAGTGACTGGCGATTCAGGCTATGCAACGTTATTGCTGGCAGCTGAAGGGATGTACGGATCCGGTTTCATCAGTGAACATGACTTGAAAATCGCGAAGAAACTGGCATACGTCTTGGCAGGCGGTAAAATTCCGTATGGCACGCGTGTCGATGAACAGTACTTACTAGATTTAGAGCGCGAAGCATTTTTAAGTTTGGTGGCAGAGCCGAAATCGCAGCAGCGCATGCAGCATATGCTTGTAAAGGGCAAACCGTTACGTAACTGA
- a CDS encoding thioredoxin family protein: protein MKQITSAEEFNEIIANDQPVLVKFEADWCPDCKRMDMFIDPIVEKYDNYTWYEADRDVIPEIAEKYEVMGIPSLLIFQNGEKHAHLHSANAKSPAQVTEFLDGVKI from the coding sequence GTGAAACAAATTACATCTGCAGAAGAATTCAACGAAATCATTGCAAACGATCAGCCCGTACTGGTGAAGTTCGAGGCAGACTGGTGCCCTGACTGTAAGCGCATGGATATGTTTATCGATCCGATTGTGGAGAAATACGATAACTATACATGGTATGAAGCGGATCGTGACGTTATTCCTGAAATTGCTGAAAAGTATGAAGTAATGGGGATTCCTAGTCTGCTTATTTTCCAGAACGGTGAGAAGCATGCACACTTGCACAGCGCGAATGCCAAGTCCCCTGCTCAGGTGACAGAATTTTTGGATGGCGTAAAGATCTGA
- a CDS encoding C39 family peptidase, with amino-acid sequence MSKYIDVQGKSQYDHDIHPGYRPSACGPVTAFVLLRHFFPADQTLSINELYKKLGGTKIGLPACRFVRRFRRLLGADWTVKICDLQQAMEQIDAGRPVAVKFDKWFNFRWRGNFSFDYHWVVMAGYEYVKGDLHILVHDHGGRNRDSRVRSIPYGMNQKIVTFIKIEPSKR; translated from the coding sequence ATGTCCAAATATATAGACGTCCAAGGCAAGTCTCAGTATGACCATGATATTCACCCCGGCTACCGCCCCTCGGCATGCGGGCCTGTTACAGCTTTTGTTTTGCTGCGGCATTTTTTCCCGGCCGATCAGACTCTTTCTATTAATGAACTGTATAAAAAGCTTGGCGGCACGAAGATAGGTCTGCCTGCCTGTCGATTTGTCCGCAGGTTCCGACGTTTGCTCGGCGCAGATTGGACAGTAAAAATATGCGATCTGCAGCAGGCGATGGAGCAGATTGACGCGGGCCGCCCCGTTGCAGTGAAGTTTGATAAATGGTTCAACTTCAGATGGCGCGGAAATTTTTCATTTGATTATCACTGGGTAGTGATGGCCGGTTATGAATACGTAAAGGGTGACCTTCACATTCTTGTCCATGACCATGGCGGCAGAAATCGCGATAGCCGTGTCCGGTCCATTCCCTACGGCATGAATCAAAAAATCGTAACGTTCATCAAAATCGAACCATCAAAACGGTGA
- a CDS encoding 5'-3' exonuclease H3TH domain-containing protein: protein MNENKPHILVVDGMALLFRSFFATAHRGQFFRNAWDVPTNGVQGFARHTMSAISIFQPTHLAVCWDMGAKTFRNDLFADYKAHRPAPAPELVPQFDMAREVSEALGWKSYGIPNMEADDLIGSLIETWKGEAKLTVVSGDKDLLQLLQPDVSIALTKKGFTQYDEYNEARFVEEYGITPSQFIDMKAFTGDASDGYPGVKGIGPKTALKLIQEYGSVDGVLAAREELTAGIQKKLAADEDMLMISRELAAIHCEIIIDDPLEELVIPEFTADTAAIMEEQGYSMIAKQGLAVSPF, encoded by the coding sequence ATGAATGAAAATAAACCTCATATTTTAGTAGTGGATGGAATGGCGTTATTGTTCCGTTCGTTTTTTGCGACGGCACACAGAGGACAATTTTTCCGCAATGCATGGGATGTGCCGACGAATGGCGTCCAGGGATTTGCGCGGCATACGATGAGTGCCATCTCCATTTTTCAGCCGACTCATTTGGCGGTGTGCTGGGACATGGGAGCGAAAACATTCCGCAATGACCTATTTGCAGACTATAAAGCACACCGGCCGGCTCCTGCACCCGAATTGGTTCCGCAGTTCGACATGGCCAGAGAAGTATCTGAAGCTTTGGGATGGAAGAGTTACGGGATTCCGAATATGGAAGCGGATGATCTAATCGGTTCGTTGATTGAGACATGGAAAGGTGAAGCGAAGCTGACGGTGGTTTCGGGCGACAAGGATTTACTTCAATTATTGCAGCCTGATGTTTCGATTGCGTTGACGAAGAAAGGATTTACACAGTACGACGAATACAATGAAGCGCGCTTCGTTGAGGAATATGGAATTACACCATCACAATTCATTGATATGAAAGCATTCACGGGAGACGCGAGTGACGGTTATCCCGGTGTAAAAGGAATTGGGCCAAAGACGGCGCTGAAGCTGATTCAGGAGTACGGTTCAGTGGATGGTGTGCTTGCGGCACGGGAAGAATTAACTGCAGGTATTCAAAAGAAGCTGGCAGCCGATGAAGACATGCTGATGATTTCGAGAGAGCTTGCCGCCATCCATTGTGAAATTATCATCGATGATCCGCTTGAAGAGCTGGTCATTCCTGAGTTCACGGCTGACACGGCAGCCATCATGGAAGAGCAGGGCTACTCCATGATCGCAAAACAGGGGCTGGCTGTTTCACCGTTTTGA
- a CDS encoding CotY/CotZ family spore coat protein: MNHPECICLSMKKLLEEQQCLSKLGADLQFVCKRSVHDTIPFKLTGCKLHKPFGAYCSGVKSPYFRVEKVDIETCCALLTILEGVDMEGYPTDSCTELYSLRKTKKCIIVNLNCFCAITPLPPSLVNKPLPIIEPKK; this comes from the coding sequence ATGAATCATCCTGAATGCATATGTCTTTCGATGAAAAAACTGCTTGAAGAACAACAATGTCTTTCCAAACTGGGTGCCGATCTTCAATTTGTCTGCAAACGCTCCGTCCACGATACAATTCCTTTCAAACTCACAGGCTGCAAATTACACAAGCCGTTTGGCGCTTATTGCTCCGGCGTAAAATCACCATATTTCCGGGTAGAAAAAGTAGATATTGAGACGTGCTGCGCATTATTGACCATACTTGAAGGTGTGGATATGGAGGGGTATCCCACTGACTCCTGTACAGAACTTTATTCACTTCGGAAAACAAAGAAATGTATTATTGTGAACTTGAATTGTTTTTGCGCTATCACACCACTGCCGCCTTCCTTAGTAAACAAACCACTGCCTATTATTGAGCCGAAGAAATAG
- a CDS encoding YheC/YheD family protein, which produces MVTVGMLHTRKHPKNVRKAFACAAVAKMEGVGFYYFSPKDVNFTARRIMGYVYENGEWLQKDLPFPNVIFNAVGMKTDEEIKVYQQLKDLIPFTSYSIGNKMNVYKRIEKMPEFADYLIPSITIVNAAEVFDALKKYEKVIVKPVSGSQGRGIWFIEQDGKKYCTISGAKHQTMNKEELTEVLQMLISDQAYLVQPYILCRTKEGNPYDFRIHVQKDGQGKWMITIIYPRIGAKDRVTSNISRGGSMGTLSSFLEREFEGESRNIRKILRKFAERFTNEFEKLYDVEFDELGIDIGVDENHKLWIFEVNWRPGNGQLAFDVAKNLIPYAVYVANKAK; this is translated from the coding sequence ATGGTGACAGTAGGAATGTTGCATACAAGGAAACATCCGAAGAATGTGAGGAAAGCTTTTGCCTGTGCAGCGGTTGCTAAAATGGAAGGTGTTGGATTTTATTACTTTTCACCGAAAGATGTAAATTTTACCGCACGCCGGATTATGGGCTATGTCTATGAAAATGGCGAGTGGCTGCAGAAAGACCTGCCATTTCCGAATGTCATTTTCAACGCGGTGGGCATGAAAACGGATGAGGAAATAAAAGTCTATCAGCAGCTTAAAGATCTCATTCCGTTCACATCTTATTCAATCGGGAATAAAATGAATGTCTACAAACGGATTGAGAAAATGCCGGAGTTCGCAGATTACTTGATTCCGTCGATCACAATTGTGAATGCCGCTGAAGTGTTTGACGCGTTAAAAAAATATGAAAAAGTAATTGTAAAGCCTGTTTCCGGAAGTCAGGGGAGAGGTATCTGGTTTATTGAACAGGATGGGAAAAAGTACTGTACGATTTCAGGGGCAAAACACCAAACAATGAATAAAGAAGAACTGACGGAAGTTTTGCAGATGCTCATAAGTGATCAGGCGTATTTGGTGCAGCCGTATATTTTATGCCGGACAAAAGAAGGGAATCCGTATGATTTTCGGATACATGTGCAAAAAGACGGGCAGGGAAAATGGATGATTACAATCATTTATCCTCGAATTGGAGCCAAGGACAGAGTGACCAGCAATATTTCCCGCGGCGGCAGCATGGGCACGCTTTCATCCTTTTTAGAAAGGGAGTTTGAGGGGGAAAGCAGAAACATCCGAAAGATTTTACGAAAGTTTGCCGAACGGTTCACAAATGAATTTGAAAAATTATACGACGTTGAATTCGATGAGCTAGGAATAGATATTGGTGTCGATGAAAATCATAAGCTTTGGATATTTGAAGTGAATTGGAGACCAGGGAATGGCCAACTGGCGTTTGATGTAGCTAAAAATTTAATTCCGTATGCAGTTTATGTTGCTAATAAAGCAAAATAA